From Vibrio aerogenes, a single genomic window includes:
- the dinB gene encoding DNA polymerase IV — protein MTSRRNRKIIHIDMDCFFAAVEMRDFPEYKGVPLAVGGSQKQRGVISTCNYEARRYGVRSAMPTAQAFKLCRNLTLVPGRMQVYRDVSRQIHAIFQRYTTLIEPLSLDEAYLDVSAATQCQGSATLIAESIRADIFRELHLTASAGVAPVKFLAKVASEVNKPDGLYVITPDRMQQVIDDLPLEKIPGVGRVSSARLNQAGLYCCADVRASDYRQLLRNFGRLGASLWKKSHGIDEREVTPERERKSVGVERTLSVNIKTYHECLDLITNQLYPELEKRYQALEGQRDIIKQGIKIKFADFRQTTIEHIHQDLSLKDFEQLLQRIMLRQQGREIRLIGLHLTLKPEEESRQLLLTI, from the coding sequence ATGACGTCCCGGCGGAACAGGAAAATTATACACATCGATATGGACTGTTTTTTTGCGGCGGTTGAGATGAGGGACTTCCCTGAGTACAAAGGTGTGCCGCTTGCCGTGGGAGGAAGCCAGAAACAGCGGGGGGTGATCAGTACCTGTAACTATGAGGCCCGGCGATATGGCGTGCGTTCCGCGATGCCAACAGCACAAGCTTTTAAACTGTGTCGTAACCTGACCCTGGTTCCCGGACGGATGCAGGTTTACAGGGATGTATCCCGGCAAATACATGCCATATTTCAGCGTTATACGACGCTGATTGAGCCGTTGTCATTAGATGAAGCCTATTTAGATGTTTCTGCTGCAACGCAATGCCAGGGGTCTGCAACATTGATTGCAGAATCAATCAGAGCCGATATCTTTCGTGAATTGCATTTGACGGCCTCAGCTGGTGTTGCACCGGTCAAGTTTCTTGCGAAAGTCGCATCTGAGGTGAACAAACCTGATGGCTTATATGTGATTACACCGGACAGAATGCAACAGGTTATCGATGATCTTCCCCTGGAAAAAATACCCGGGGTCGGCCGTGTTTCATCTGCACGGTTGAATCAGGCTGGTCTCTATTGCTGTGCAGATGTTCGTGCATCCGATTACCGGCAACTCTTACGGAATTTTGGCCGTTTAGGTGCATCTTTATGGAAAAAAAGTCACGGGATTGATGAAAGAGAAGTGACACCGGAAAGAGAAAGAAAGTCTGTTGGGGTCGAAAGGACTTTATCAGTCAATATTAAAACCTATCATGAATGTCTGGATTTAATTACGAATCAGCTTTATCCGGAGTTAGAAAAACGTTATCAGGCATTGGAGGGGCAAAGAGACATTATCAAACAGGGCATCAAAATTAAATTTGCTGACTTTCGTCAGACAACGATTGAACACATTCATCAGGACCTGAGTCTGAAAGATTTTGAACAACTCTTACAGCGGATTATGTTGCGTCAACAAGGAAGAGAAATTCGGCTGATTGGTCTTCATCTGACGTTAAAGCCAGAAGAGGAGTCAAGACAACTTCTTTTAACTATCTGA
- a CDS encoding sodium-dependent transporter, whose translation MSQSASRDLFASRLGFILSASGAAVGLGNIWGFPTQVASNGGGAFLLVYLLLIVFVAFPMLVVEMAIGRQGQANPVDSVRALSDSAFVKRVGSGVGWLGLSVPSVVLAFYSIVGGWIVCFFLASLSKLAGGFFGDGTWLETFSVGRNLLGTLIFYVLTILIVQGGVKQGIEKWSTRLMPALFILFAVLFIYILMQDGAIDGLKQYLIPDFSKVWDKDLILAAMGQGFFSLTIGGCSMLIYGSYLSKKENLPKMAMSVTLVDTGVAFIAGLVVMPAMFVAMKNGVEIYASDGHLLNADTLVFRVLPMMFDSLGIWGQIFSAVFFLLLTIAALTSSISMLECPVSLVSERLQVGRSLTTWILGGFIAVGSIVILLNFSALFGLVVKVATQYLQPLAALMFCLFGGWVWSRRSKIEELEQGFPEYAQHWFGKLWPVYVKFVCPLLVITVLWGALSS comes from the coding sequence ATGTCACAATCTGCTTCCCGTGATCTGTTTGCATCACGTCTTGGGTTTATTTTGTCTGCATCGGGTGCAGCTGTCGGATTAGGGAATATTTGGGGATTTCCCACACAGGTTGCCAGCAACGGTGGCGGTGCCTTTTTGTTGGTTTATTTATTGCTGATCGTATTTGTTGCTTTTCCGATGTTAGTCGTTGAGATGGCTATTGGGCGTCAGGGGCAGGCGAATCCGGTTGATAGTGTCCGGGCGCTTTCAGATTCAGCCTTTGTTAAAAGAGTCGGCAGCGGTGTTGGATGGCTTGGTTTAAGCGTACCAAGTGTTGTCCTGGCATTTTACAGTATTGTTGGTGGCTGGATTGTATGTTTCTTTCTTGCTTCACTGAGTAAGCTTGCCGGCGGTTTTTTCGGGGATGGCACATGGCTGGAAACATTTTCTGTTGGCCGGAATTTACTTGGCACCCTTATATTTTATGTGCTGACTATTTTGATTGTGCAGGGGGGGGTGAAGCAGGGGATTGAAAAGTGGTCCACCCGTTTAATGCCTGCACTGTTTATTCTGTTTGCGGTTTTATTTATTTATATCCTGATGCAGGATGGAGCAATAGATGGCCTGAAGCAGTATCTGATTCCCGATTTTTCAAAAGTGTGGGATAAAGATTTAATTCTGGCCGCAATGGGTCAAGGATTTTTCTCTCTGACGATCGGTGGCTGTTCTATGCTCATTTATGGTTCATATCTGAGCAAAAAAGAGAACCTGCCAAAAATGGCGATGAGTGTGACACTGGTTGATACTGGTGTGGCATTTATTGCTGGTTTGGTTGTTATGCCTGCGATGTTTGTTGCAATGAAAAATGGTGTGGAAATCTACGCATCTGATGGGCATTTACTCAATGCTGATACGCTTGTTTTCCGTGTGTTGCCAATGATGTTTGACAGTTTAGGGATCTGGGGGCAAATATTCTCAGCAGTCTTCTTTCTGTTGCTGACAATTGCAGCATTAACCTCTTCGATTTCTATGCTGGAGTGTCCGGTTTCTCTGGTCAGTGAACGTCTTCAGGTTGGCAGAAGTCTGACCACCTGGATTCTTGGTGGGTTTATCGCGGTTGGCAGTATTGTGATTTTGTTAAATTTCTCTGCGTTATTTGGTTTGGTTGTGAAAGTGGCGACACAATACCTTCAGCCTCTGGCTGCATTAATGTTTTGTCTGTTTGGTGGATGGGTCTGGAGCCGAAGGTCAAAAATTGAAGAGCTGGAGCAGGGATTTCCTGAATACGCTCAACACTGGTTCGGGAAACTATGGCCAGTATATGTCAAATTTGTTTGTCCGTTGTTGGTGATTACAGTACTGTGGGGCGCTTTATCGTCCTGA
- a CDS encoding PA0069 family radical SAM protein: protein MSESKSRNNRHGRGTSSQIPGRFERYLIESVPYEAPVDSALSTEIRFEQARTLISKNDSPDVPFNLSVNPYRGCEHGCIYCFARPGHAYLELSPGLDFETKIIAKINAAEVFEQELRHPRYVCQPIAVGINTDAYQPAEKKLKITRSLLKIALKYKQPVSLITKSHLILRDIDLLQPLAEANLVQVAVSITTLDNQLKRQLEPRAASGTSRLKIVESLSSHGIPVSALFAPVIPFVNDHELESIISACASAGACSVYYISLRLPHEVAPLFEEWLRHYLPERADRVLNRIRDMHQGRLYRSEFGTRMTGTGVYADLIRQRFHLAIKQAGLSHQKRSHSLDVSQFSVPPEPGEQYCLF, encoded by the coding sequence ATGTCTGAATCAAAATCAAGAAACAACCGCCATGGACGTGGAACATCTTCTCAAATTCCGGGAAGGTTCGAACGTTATCTGATTGAGTCGGTTCCATATGAGGCGCCTGTCGATTCAGCTTTATCAACTGAAATTCGTTTTGAACAGGCCCGGACACTTATTTCAAAAAATGATTCTCCTGATGTTCCCTTCAACCTTTCTGTAAATCCTTACCGGGGATGTGAGCATGGATGTATTTATTGTTTTGCCCGCCCCGGACATGCATATCTTGAACTCTCTCCCGGACTGGATTTTGAAACTAAAATTATTGCCAAAATTAATGCAGCTGAAGTTTTTGAACAGGAACTCAGACATCCGCGATATGTCTGTCAGCCGATTGCTGTCGGGATCAATACGGATGCTTATCAACCTGCAGAGAAAAAGCTCAAAATTACCCGATCACTGCTGAAAATTGCCCTGAAATACAAGCAACCAGTCTCTTTGATTACGAAAAGTCATCTGATTTTACGTGATATTGATCTGTTACAACCCTTAGCTGAAGCAAACCTTGTCCAGGTTGCTGTGAGCATTACAACACTTGATAATCAATTAAAGCGGCAACTGGAGCCCCGTGCCGCTTCTGGTACCAGCCGCTTAAAAATCGTTGAATCTTTAAGTTCTCATGGTATTCCGGTGAGTGCACTCTTTGCCCCTGTGATTCCATTTGTGAATGACCATGAGTTAGAAAGCATTATTTCTGCTTGCGCTTCAGCTGGCGCTTGTTCGGTTTACTATATTTCTTTACGTCTTCCGCATGAAGTTGCGCCGTTATTTGAAGAATGGTTGAGACATTATCTGCCAGAAAGAGCTGATCGGGTTTTAAACCGGATTCGTGACATGCATCAGGGGCGTTTGTACCGGAGTGAATTTGGGACAAGAATGACAGGAACGGGAGTATATGCAGACTTGATCCGACAGCGTTTTCATCTGGCAATAAAGCAGGCTGGGCTGTCACACCAGAAGCGAAGTCATTCATTAGATGTCAGTCAGTTTTCTGTACCGCCTGAGCCCGGAGAACAGTATTGTCTGTTTTAG
- the nqrM gene encoding (Na+)-NQR maturation NqrM, whose product MSTFLITFGMFLLIIAAMAVGYIFQRKMVSGSCGGLGAVGVDKVCNCPEPCDARKKREAKAAARAQKLAEWESDRIV is encoded by the coding sequence ATGAGTACTTTCTTGATTACATTTGGAATGTTTCTGTTAATTATCGCGGCAATGGCCGTGGGCTATATTTTTCAGAGAAAAATGGTAAGTGGAAGCTGTGGTGGTTTGGGGGCTGTCGGGGTTGATAAAGTGTGTAACTGCCCTGAACCCTGCGATGCCCGTAAGAAGCGTGAAGCGAAGGCTGCAGCAAGGGCACAAAAGCTTGCTGAGTGGGAAAGTGACAGAATTGTTTAG